TAGTTGGTGACTGTAAATCAATGGGAAGGCTCTTGTATTCACTAAACGTCGCACTTTGCAAAAGTGCCAGTTGTTCTACCAAGTTATCATGAAGCAGGTGAACGAAGGAATCTATCTTATGCTCACAAACACAATTTTGGGAGTGCGTTTCCAACCACCATGCCGGCACAAATGTCTCACAGACTCTACAAAGTTCCATTCTAGGCGGTGGCAgatctgcttcatccaATATCTGTTCGTCTTCGATGTCTCTCAAATACTCTGCAAAAATCACTGCACAGAATCCCAGTCTATTGACCAAATCTGGAGGTAATATAGAGTCGACGCCTTCACCAAGCATGACAGATTGGAATGGTTTCACTGTCCACATCGAATGCGTCACCAGTTGGGTTGCATTATCTCGCAGTAGAATCCCGCACGCTTCAAGTGTAATAATCTTCTCTTCATTCAACTGAGGATCCTCCTTCTCACCTGCGTTTCCATCGTCATCATGAATTTGGTGTGAACCATTAGATAGGACGTTAAATGTCACCGTATAACTAATACTCTCGTTAACCAACATCATCTCCATAGCACGGTGGAATACAAATTTATCCTCTTCAGAACCCACAATCAATTCAGAAATCTGATCAGAAGTACGCGGACCCACTAACGTTTCCCACAACTCCGATAGGTACCTAATAGTTCCATCCTGGTCCAATTCCATAAGCATCACGGGGTTCTTCCCCGTCGCCAATTGCAAATACTTGTCATAGTCTGATGAAGCAGTCGATCgtgaagaagctgaagacTTGGTTCGCAGCAGCAGGTTACTTTGTTCTTCCGCACTGGGGTTGTCCATTGCGATAGACAGGGGTCTTCTTATAGCCACAAAACTCGAATATCAGTAGCTCTAACTtaccactttcaaaaagCAGCAGAAACACACGTCCAGAACTTCACTACCTGCTTCAAGATGGCTGTTTAGAGCATGAAACTGATTAGCTGCGTGCTTCAAAGTGtgctttgatcttgattGTTGTCGATCTCAAAGTGAAATGCGGGACGAGCGCAAAGGACAAAGGCCAATACAAGAGAAATACCAATGTGATAGACAAATTCTGACTCCAATCGGCCCACTGGAACCGGAATATGGAAATTAAATGGTGGTTTATAGGTCTCGTTGCTTGCAATTTGGCTGAGTGAGCGCAGAGCACggaaaaatttcaagtaaTTGGCTGCTAATTGTAAGCAGAAAGTAGTCTTGATATCTGGATATGTTGAGCCGTATTGCAAGGTGTTTACAGGTGAGACAGTTGAGTGGTAGACGTAACTGGTACTTGAGAATGGAGAAGCAGAAAAGTGTATCGAATCCGCTGGTGTGGATCGATTGCGAGATGACCGGACTGGATCACCAGCGAGACAGGATTATTGAGATCTGCTGTATCATCACTGATGGGGAGCTAAATGTTGTACAAGATAATTGTTATGAGAGCGTGATTCATTGTGATCGTAGTGTGCTGGATGGTATGAACGAGTGGTGCATTGAGCATCACGGTGCCAGTGGACTTACAAAGAAAGTACTTGAGAGCACCAAGACTAAAGAGCAAGTTGAGCAAGAGTTGCTGCAGTTTATTAAGAGGTATGTCCCAGACTCTCGTGTGGGGCTGCTTGCGGGCAATTCGGTGCATATGGACCGGTTATtcatgttgaaagatttcCCGAGCATTGTGGATCACTTATTCTATCGGATCGTAGACGTCAGTTCGATCATGGAAGTTTGTCGTCGACACAATCCTTCACTTTCGAAGCTGGCACCAAGGAAGGATAAGAACCATACTGCCAAGAGCGATATTCTCGAAAGTATCGAGCAGTTGCAATGGTACCGCGATCATTATTTTAAGAGTAAGCAGGAGACAGCGGAATACGTGAAGTCAAAAGAGCAAGAAAAAGCCAACGAGCAGCAGCAGGAGCAGAGCAATCAGGAGAAGGTTGGCGAACCAGCGGCAAAGAAATCTCGCAAGGTCTAATATGTCATCAAGttatatatataagtaCTATAGATGACATGTCAAACTGATCGCTTCTACTATCATGCTACAAGGTCTATGTTGTCGAATTGAACTTGGCCTCGAAGTGCTTCTAGTAAGAGAGATTGGTTTTTAGTCTCACGATATCGAGTGTAAGAAGGTGAGAACCTCTAGTGTAGCATTTTTGTGTAAATCGTCAGACCTTAAGACTAGCATCAACCCATGTGCAGTCCACATGTTGCTCCAAATTCAGAGATTGGCCCTCACCTTTTCCTCAATACCATTGTGAGCTCTGGAGTAATAAAGATACAGAAGTTCACCTCTTGATGCACCAGTAGAACAAGAGGGAAAGATTACCTTTACTGGTCCAATGTATTGCTTACAGCTGATATCCCTTGAGCCATCCCTCACCTTTGCTGCATCGTAATTTTGAGCTCTTTTATCTGTATCTCTACAATTGCTTGAATAGCAGATCGGGACTAGTTATCAACCGGCGTTGCCATACCCACTGGGGCCTTATCCCAATTAGTAAAACCTGGCCAGGTTTGCACAGGTCTGGAAGATTCATATATTGCTCATCTTAACTCGCGAGAGCTTTAATTGAGGCGCTACGTGTCAAAACTTGTTTGTTGATCCCACTTCAATCCTTATTGAGTCCTCTCGAGATCTCGTTCAGCCTCTTTGCCTTGTTGAATCGTTCCTTTCATCGTGGctttccaatttttttacTATATAAAAGGCTtaaaaaaatcaaagttgCAACCGtgtcttttcatcttcccTCCCAGAAGGACAAGGACACCAATAGTGGGAGACACACACACATTCAGGATGGCCAGCGACAGTTTACAGATACCTACAGATTTCAAGACCAGTTTACCTCCAAGAAAACGGGCTAGAACTCAGgaggagaaagaacaaaggCGTATTGAGAGAATCCTAAGGAACCGCAAGGCCGCACATCACAGtagagagaagaaaaggGCTCATTTGGAAGAACTAGAGCACAAATGTGAAGTGATGGAGCGACTGCTGGCCAGTATTGACGATCTTGATGCTGTTGTCGGAGACAACGGCCGAGAATCGCTACTAGAGTATAGGAATCTTATGGGGAATGGCTTTCAGACGGGCCAGTCGTCGCCTGTGGCGGCTCTAACGCCTGTCAGCCTGGTTAAAGACGAAGAGGATCAAAATCGCAGCTGGGATCTGCTTTTGAGCAGGTCTCAGGAAGTCGAACCACAAGTAGAACCTCTAACTTTAACCACTCCTCCAGAATGGTTTACCGGAAATGATAACAGCTCGTTTGAATTCGACGATTGGCGTAATCCAGCCGTGATTACAGCTACAACAGGCATAGTTGtgagatgaagaacaaaatatCCGTGTGTCTCCCACGTCCTTCCACACCTCAACTACAACTTATGCACTTGTTCTGTCCGAAGCGCAGTCAAGTTTAAATTCCTTCGAGTCTACGTCATTCCTGGTATAATCAACAGGTCACAACGGTCCAAATTGGCGCGCCAAAGCTGCGACATTTGGTTCCCTTTAGACCTACCAATTGCTAAGTATCTATATAGTCCTGTAACATCATGTGATGGTAGCCCGTAGCTCCGGAGAGCGTAATGAAGACCCCACTGGGTCATCAAGTAGTGCCGTACCCCAGGTTGCTATATAACCTGGACGGTTGTGGATGTGTCAATAGTTTATTGCCCCAGTTTCAGGTTACCAGAACCATGTCGAACGATACGCTGCTTATACCAGGTCCAATAGTAATTAGTGAGAAAGTGCAACAAGCACTGGGCTCGCCATCTTGTAGCCCCACAGTCCCCGAATTTGTAAACCTATTCCAAGGTGTGTTGAAAAACTGTAGGAAACTGTTTAGGGCTCATGAGACCCAGGGTCAGCCAATTGTGCTTGTAGGTTCCGGCACATTGGGTTGGGATGTCGCTGCTGCCAATTTGGTTGATCCGGAGGATGAAGTGCTAGTGCTAGGGACTGGTTACTTTAGTGATTCGTTCCAAGACTGTCTTGAACTTTATGGAGCCAAGGTAGATAAGTTGGAGGCTCCACTTGGAGATCAGGttccttttcaagaagttgagcaacaactaaagaagaagcagtaCAAAGCAATTACAATCACCCAGGTTGATACTTCAACAGGTGTGTTGTCGAACGTTCAAAGAATAGCCGAGCTGGTTCACGAGCTTTCTCCTTCGACGTTCATCATTGTCGATGGAGTGTGTTCAATTGGTTGCGAAGAGTTTGAGTTTGACAAATGGGGCATCGATTTCTGTCTATCGGCATCACAAAAGGCCATTGGAGCTGCTCCAGGTCTCAGTATCTCGATGATCAGTCAGAGAGCTCTCGAGCATGCCTTGGACCCCAGCAGGAAACCCCGCTCCTACTATGCTTCACTTAAGAAGTGGATCCCAGTGATGCAAGCTTACGAGGACCAAAAACCAAAGTATTTTGCAACACTATCGGTTCAGATGGTCAAAAGTCTTGATGTAGCTCTCAAGGAACTACTAGCTGACGGCCTCGAACTCCGCTGGGAAAAGCACCGCAAGACCAGCGAATGGCTCAAGAAAAAGCTCACCGACGATTTGGGCTTCAAGCTAGTCACCAAGTATCCATCCGAAGCAGCTGCTCACGGGCTAACAGTTTTCTACGTCAAAGACCCTCCAAAACTAATCAGCTACCTCAAGCAGCACGGAACTGTCATTACAGGTGGGATCCATAAGCAAATCGCTTCCCAGTGCGTTCGTATTGGACATATGGGAGTTTCGGTATGCAGCGAACAGCTCGACCATATCCCAGCCTGCTATAAGCTCATAGCAGAGTCGAACATTCACTAAGAacaaaagaacaaagtACACATTCTATAGCTTGATTGTATATGTCTATCATTGCACGTGAAGGGCCAGAGTCAGcattcttgatgaagatggcTGCTTTTCAGCTCTTGTTTGTCAGAGTCATGGTTAATGATTACATGCACAAATgatgtgaaaaattgaaaaattgcatcaaattgaatgaaaaattttcaagtgACTCGTATCGACTGCAGGTGTAGCTGATTATTCTCTTTGGTCGGTGTTTTGTTGTGGTTGATATTCCAATTTAACTTTTATTAGCCAACTTCTAATCTAATTGTTAGGACCTTTGTATATATAGGTTTAcaatttcgaagaatttCCCTATTCTGATTAAACACTTTCTTCTGGGATCCTTTGAAATCTATATTCAGCAGGACAAGTAAATTATAATCAGCAATGCCTTACGCTTTATCCGATAGCCACAAGAAGttggtttcttctcacTTGAGTGAAAGTGATCCAGAAGTCGAGCAAATCATcaaggatgaaattgacaGACAAAAGCACTCCATTGTGTTGATCGCTTCTGAAAACTTCACCTCTACCGCTGTCTTCGATGCCTTGGGAACTCCAATGTGTAACAAGTACTCTGAAGGTTATCCAGGTGCTCGTTACTACGGTGGTAATGAACACATCGACCGTATGGAATTGTTGTGTCAAAAGAGAGCTTTGGAAGCTTTCAATTTGACTCCAGACAGATGGGGTGTCAATGTGCAAACTTTGTCCGGTTCTCCAGCCAATTTGCAAGTTTACCAAGCTTTGATGAAACCTCATGAGAGACTAATGGGTTTATACTTGCCAGATGGTGGTCACTTGTCTCACGGTTACGCTACTGAGAACAGAAAGATCTCTGCTGTCTCCACTTACTTCGAATCTTTCCCATACAGAGTTGACCCAGCCACTGGTATTATTGACTACGACactttggagaagaatGCTATCCTATACAGACCAAAGATTTTGGTTGCTGGTACTTCCGCTTACTGTCGTTTGATTGACTACAAGAGAATGAGAGAAATCGCCGACAAGTGTGGTGCTTACTTAATGGTTGACATGGCTCATATTTCCGGTTTGGTTGCCGCTGGTGTTATCCCATCTCCATTCGAATACGCTGACATTGTCACCACCACCACTCACAAGTCTTTGAGAGGTCCTCGTGGTGCTatgatcttcttcagaagagGTATCAGAAGTGTCAACCCAAAGACTGGTAAGGAAATCCCTTacgatttggaaaaccCAATTAACTTCTCTGTTTTCCCAGGTCACCAAGGTGGTCCACACAACCACACCATTTCCGCTTTGGCTACTGCTTTGAAGCAAGCTAACACTCAAGAGTTTAAGGACTACCAAAACCAAGTCTTGAAGAACGCCAAGGCTTTGGAAGCtgaattcaagaagttggGTTACAGATTGGTCTCTGATGGTACCGACTCTCACATGGTCTTGGTTTCTTTGAGAGAACAGGGTGTCGATGGTGCTCGTGTTGAATACGTCTGTGAGAAAATCAACATTGCTCTAAACAAGAACTCTATTCCAGGTGACAAATCCGCCTTGGTTCCAGGTGGTGTCCGTATTGGTGCCCCTGCTATGAGTACTAGAGGTATGGGCGAAGAAGACTTCACCAGAATTGTTCAATACATCAATCAAGCCGTCAAGATCGCCAAGGAAACTCAACAATCTTTGCCAAAAGAGGCTAACAGATTGAAGGATTTCAAGGCCAAGGTCGACCAAGGTAGCGACGCTTTGACCAACctaaagaaagaaatttACAACTGGGCTGGTGAATACCCATTGCCAGTGTAAAATGGTACACTTGAAACAGGTTTTTCATGATAGtattttcaacaaattaTCCTTTGTTTTTGGCCAATCTATTCCTCTTTAGCACGAAATGGGTCCCATGTTTATTTCTTAACGACAATTCGCACTTATCGGTACAATACATTACTGATAAGTTCACTCATTAGAAACTCATTTACATATTTTAAATCATAATTTCAACATTAATCAATCATTCAAGATTTCACCTCTGCCTTCCTTAATAAATGACCCCCAGAGGTAAAGACATAGTCATCAAGAGAATAGTAGTTCTTGTCGGAGAAAAGCAAGAAGTAATACTTCAAGGTCTTAGAGAGCCAACTACTAGAGGCCAGACCCGTACCATCATCATAcaattcattgattttcCAGACTCCTTTGGCTCCACCATTTGAGTTTTGTAAAGTCTCTAACGTCATTTGGAACATTGTTCGTGCCATTTGTCTCCATTTAGCATCTCCCGTAGTTCTGTAAAGGTAAAATATAGCTTCAACAGCGTCTGGAGAGAGGACTCTCAGCTGTCCCATCTTGTTTACCCAGAGCGGACGACGTGGATCATCTTTCCATTGAAGCTTCCTTGTATCGACTTCCAGGTCGCCTGATCTGAAGAACGAAGGCCCTTGCTTGTACGCAAACGCCAACACCCTCCGTGGTGGAACCGTTACATCTCCTTGCTGGGaaactttgatttcatcCTGCTGAACAGTTTCTGCTTTGTCACTATCGAGTCTATAGTAATGACCATTTTTGGTCCTTTCAACTTTGAGCTCAACGTCCAAATTACATTGCTCATTTTCACAGGGATCCAGATAAAGTTCGACTGGTTGGAACCCCCCGAACTCCTCTATTAAATGAAAGCAACCGGTAGCCAGATCATTAGCGAAATCGCCAAAGGTGGGCATGTTAAAAAGTTTTGAACCCAATGCCAAGGTGGAGGCCAAGGAGcacctttcaaatttcatGTCGTACATTCTGGTTATTTCGACGTTAACTTCATTGGTGGCCGGCGACAAGTGGGTTCTTGTTTTTAGAGACGACAGGAGTGTAATGTTTTCTTTCAGAGGTGTCGCAGGATTAAACGCCATCAGGTCCCTTACAGAATCCATGGCCTTAGTGAATATATGCCTAGAGCTCTGGGCCTTCTCTTTATTCTTATTTATTCCACTGGGTGAgtttttgatcttggaaTCATCTctgatatcatcatcattcgGTTCAAAATAGTTATCAGAGAATTTCAACAGATCATTTCcattcaaaagatggtAAGACTTGACCAAGTTGGAGTACAACAATTGTGCCTGAGCATCCATGTCAAAATGCTGTTCTTGCTTGACCTTTTTAGGGTTAAAACTGATCAATTTCCCTGTCTGATGGCAATGAATAAACTGAAGGTTTTCATCTATACTCTTCATACCCTTGAATTGGCTTAAATGCCTCCCCAGTTGAATTTGGTCAGTGGAGATTGGAGTGCATCCCGAGGCGTCAACCTGATTTGGGAATAAGTACTCTAAATCGAATTCATTAGTGGAAAGAGAAATCGTACGATATATTCTTTGAGCGGCATCAAAATACTTATTTTCCTGTGTAATTTGTGATAGTTTAATCAACTCCAATGTCATGCTTGTCAATGCTCCTGCATTTGCCTTTTGATAGGGAAATCTGTTGTCAAGTTTTGATTTCCAAAAGAAGTTCAGCAATGGAAGTCTGTTTGGTGTATCGTAGGCTCTCAATGAAAAGTCTGCTACTTCCTTCGCCTTTTGCAGCAAAGTAGCATTCCCAGATAGTTCATAGCCAGACATCAGGCCTCCTAGTGCCCGCGATCCCACATCTGATATATCGACAGCCTCAATGGAAGCTGGCGGCAGCGAAAAGGTAACCTCAGATATAGCATTCAATGcactttcaaattcctcctcttctttcaagatataTAGAGTGTCGAGTGCATCAATCAAGTTCATCGGCCAATGGAACTCAGAGATTTTTCCGACTAAATCTTCCTGCTTCCATGTATTTACGAAAAGTTCCTTGATATTCCGCAacatcttttcatcagctACACCCTCGTCCTCGAATACACTGCTCTGAACCGCTAAGTCACTTCCTTCTCCTGGCGTTAGAATTACCGGTAGTGATACTTCATTTAATACAGGGTATCTCTCCTTATGACTAGCAAATTTCGTCGGATCCAAATCACTTGAAGTCTCCAGTAAAGCAGATGGATCCTTTGACGCATCAGAGATCAGTAATGGGAAGTACTTGTTCTTTTCTCttaaagctttcaaatctgtCGGATCCAAGCCTGTAGGCTCATCTTTTAGCACACCTTCCCGTCGTATATCTGCTAGATCTAGTCCGCCCTCGTTTCTTGCCACATCCTTTATTGATGGAATGTATTCATTTTCTGCAAATGAATTGAGCATGTCAATTTCATTCTCGAATGTATAGTAGAAGAGCAGTAAGATTGTGACCGCCAGGATCAACACCGACCGTACCCTCCTTACGAGAGACCGGAAAGCTTTGTACAGGGACATTTGGTGAACCTCGTTGGCCTTAAACCATCAATTGTACTTCTTATACATATTGAAGTAGTCTTTGTTGACAAATTGtatcttgaaaatattcCATCTCGTCCCTTTGTCAACAAGCTACAAACACAGTGTCAAGacaattcttcaactgagTATACCTAATCAGACTTCATTGACTATGAatgaatcaaagaaacGAGCATTAACCCTGACCCCCAACTCCAATATGCAGGCGATACCAGGTAAGAAACGAATGTTAAATGGATCTCCACAAAGATTAACAAAATTACAACCAAGCTCAAGTGAAGCTATCGATTGGCAAAGACAGTACATAGTCCAGAAAAGCGAATTAAAGCGTACTAAAAAGCTAAATCAGTATTTGGAGttggaaagaaaatgcTATAAGAGTGGGCTATAAAGTGAGCCTTTGAACCAGGTGGCCACTAGTCCAACGCACGCTAGATTCAAAAGGGAGCATCCCCACTATACAATCCTTCAATGCAGCTTTCTGATCgttattttgaatttctcgAAGCCTGGGGAGCAGAGTATCAAGTCTTTTAGATCTTGATTCAGGTTCATCATCGCCAAAATAATTGCCATCGCCTTCAGAGCCAAACATACCGCTAAACGCATCAGAAGTTCCAAAATGGGCTACTTCGGGCCAGTCTTTAATTGCAGGAATACCTAATTGGCTGAAAATTGAGAGGATCAATTTAATATCGCTTCCTGTATCATTGtcatcaaatcttccagAGCCGTCATCAAATGTAGCTGGGATATGTCGAGAAGGGTTATGTGCACTCTCCTGGAACCACTGAGAAACGATAACCATCAAGGCCCATATATCAACTGCAAAAGAGTAATTTTTAACACCAAACAGTAACTCGGGCGCCTTGTAGATAGATGTCGATACGTCTGTAATCTTCTCGGTCGGAGGTTCTTCCCGTGACTGAACTGTGTCGCTATAGTCATAAGATATGCCAAAATCTGTAATTACAAGTTTCATCTCATCAGCGTGGTTCACGAGGATATTTTGCGGTTTTATATCACGATGAATGATACCATTTTGATGTAGGAATTGAAGACCTCGCGCTAATTGTAAAGTGAATCCATAAGCGTATTTATTAACATCGAaagtattttgaaaagatccCTGAGGTGGAATTGGTACCTTTGCAGAAAGTGTGTAATATGGATTTATCTTCATAACAGCTTTGGTCGACAATTTGTAGCATTTGCGCATAAACTCATGTAAGTCGTTCCTGTATCGAGGGAAAAGCAATTCCAGATCTCCATCGAGCGATCTACTGTTAATTaacttgatgatgaaaggATTATTGAGCTTAGAAAGTTTTGACAGTATGGATAACTCTGCTCGATGATTATGTGGGGGCACTGTAAAATCCAGAGTGATAGTCTTTATAACGTAGCATCCATCCTTGTAGATCCGGGCAAATCTGGTAGCTTGCAACAGCTGACGGTTCTCAGGGTTTTGTGGGAAAGGCTCCGACATGATCGGTCAGCTTATATCGATGATTCAAGTAAAATAAGATCAGCGGCCTTTAATGCTAACGCGCTTCAAGTCGCTCCGAGTTacaaatgaaagaatttgCAGAATTGGCAGGAAATCTTTAAAACAGCTTGTAGTAAAAATTGTCATGAATACGCCCAAATCTATGTAAAATTGCTTGCCTTCCAATACTACATCAGAAGATTGCAAGTCTtttaaaataaaaaaaCAAAGTAATAAAGTTCAGTTTGCGAATCGTTGGCGAAATACGATCTAGTTAACCTTCTTGAGTCTCTCCTCGGTACCGTAAACTCTATAACTGCCATCATCACCATCCATCAGTTGGATGTACTCCTCGATCTCCTTGATCTGTTTCTCCATTGTGTCCTTGTTTCTGAGCGATGGATCGAACAATTCGTCTTCAGGTCTACGGTAAGAACCACCCAATCTGTCCCATAGAGTAGTGAATTGGCCGTAGTTGTAGTTGAAATATAGATGGTGCACGGTGTGGCATGCAGTACCGTTCACGACGGCGTTGTTGAATCTGTGTTGACCGTCATGGATCATAATGGTCCAACAGTTAATGGCGGTAAACAACAATAGGTAAGATACCTTGTTCAATGGCATTAGCACTGGGTAGACGTGGTATGGCAAGGATTGGATGTAACCATCGACTGGGTGGAAAGCATGCGAAGCGAAAGGTGTACAGACCAACCATTTATGATGAGGTTTGTGGAGAGCCTTGTACACACGAGGCCAGTGTAACCATCTGTGAGCCAAATAAACACCACAATCAGTGAATAGAATAAAGCACACAAACTCTAGCAAAATCTTACGCAAACCGTGGTTTGCCCAATCCACTTCCATGTACAACTTTGAGTGACCGTTCAACTCCAACATAAACCATGGACAAGTCAACAGTGACATGAAGGGAATGGCACTCATAGCTAATTTAATCTCCAAAGACATCtgattcttcaaataacGTGGATGGTTGAAAATACTCTTATCGAAGACAAAGATGTAACTCAAAGAAGCTGCACCCAAATACAACAACCAACCAAAAACGGTCACCACAGCCCATAAAGACAACAGTTCTCTTAGAAAATTGTTACGAGGAAGCAATGAAGCAAACGTCGTTGGAGTGAAATCCATTAGATATGGAGTGAGCCCATATACATCTTTGTTAACTCTTGGCAGTGCATTCAAGGTATCGATACTTTCCTGCAGGAAGGTACTGTTGCAAACACCTTTATTTAgtttcaaaattgactGCACCTTTGATGGAAAATGAGATGCCAATGAAGTAGGCAAAACCTTGGCATAAAGGTTGTCGAACAGATAACTGTCGCAAACTTCCAACACTAAATCCATCGCTAAATGTTCCtgataattttcaagacTCTGGGGAAGATTAGACACAATAACACCAACGATGAATGCACTGCTCTTAAATAGTTTTCTTACTGATCAGGTCTTTTTATCATCTCTATAGGCGTTTTTAACGCACCTTGTTAAAATCGACATTATTTGGGAAA
The window above is part of the Torulaspora delbrueckii CBS 1146 chromosome 3, complete genome genome. Proteins encoded here:
- the ERG3 gene encoding C-5 sterol desaturase (similar to Saccharomyces cerevisiae ERG3 (YLR056W); ancestral locus Anc_8.41); translated protein: MDLVLEVCDSYLFDNLYAKVLPTSLASHFPSKVQSILKLNKGVCNSTFLQESIDTLNALPRVNKDVYGLTPYLMDFTPTTFASLLPRNNFLRELLSLWAVVTVFGWLLYLGAASLSYIFVFDKSIFNHPRYLKNQMSLEIKLAMSAIPFMSLLTCPWFMLELNGHSKLYMEVDWANHGLRKILLEFVCFILFTDCGVYLAHRWLHWPRVYKALHKPHHKWLVCTPFASHAFHPVDGYIQSLPYHVYPVLMPLNKVSYLLLFTAINCWTIMIHDGQHRFNNAVVNGTACHTVHHLYFNYNYGQFTTLWDRLGGSYRRPEDELFDPSLRNKDTMEKQIKEIEEYIQLMDGDDGSYRVYGTEERLKKVN